The genomic window GCCGCCGTCTAGTTTGGTGAGTCGGACGACATACATGTTGGGGAGTAGAGTGTGGGTTCGTAGGGGGGTGTAGACAACGAAGTGGCGGGAGTGTTCTGGCCGGGGTGCCCCAATGGAGAGGAAGCCCTGGGAAGCGACCGTAGAGGGTAGGCAGTAGGAGAAGGCCACCGTGTCCGGAGACGAAGGAGCTCCAGATGCCAATGAGTGGTTGTCCCGACTGAGATCGAGAATGCCGGATAAGCTCTCAGACGTTTCGCTGCCCATCTCCAAGCATATGGCCCTGATGTTTTCCTGTGTCACTTGCGAGAGTGCAAGTGTGTCCATCACGGCGGTGGCATTGAAAACCATGGAGCCAGTGCGTCGGAGAAAGTCACGAGGAGCAAGCGTAGACGTGTTGAGGGGAGAGCATGGGCTTAGTTGATGGAGTACGGGCAAATTTCTTGCTATTCCGCCATCTCCTAGAAAAATATAGACAAGTTAGTCAACACACAAGCATGCAAATCTCCCTTGTTCTTACCGGAAGAAATAAATGAACTATCTGGTCTTGCCATTCCACCGCCGTGTTCTAAAATATAGACAAGTTAGTCAACACACTGAACATAAGAATATTACAActttctttttttagaaaaggaggatgtacccgaccactgcatctggacgatgcatgcagccatttatTGATTATTCACAAGACCATATAATgtgatacatcaataagcctgaagccaTCATCTTCGCAACGCATGTtcctactcctatccccttgatgaaggtgtGCTGAATGTCCggacctaataccaaacagacatcacaccaaagcctaacatctaaagccggatgccccatccaagccactacctggaCTAGGTTACACACCGGTCCGACACACTCTCAGTTAGCATCGCACGCTGCAGAACTGATGCACCGACCctgccaggcctctctgccatcgacgccaccacaacGCCAGACAGCGTcgccctcctgcgcgagtccaccAACCTGCATCGGATGTCGAGCCTCCACTGCACCATGCGGCCGAGATCCATCATCATCGATGCGGAAGATGAAACCTCGCTCCGCCTCTGGGCCCTTCCAAACAGCacctgctccaaaacgatgccctcaaGAGGGAAAACGGCACCATAGTTTCCGTCATCGTCCGATCTGGGatacccagatctagggtttcccccgaagcagGTGCCCCCTGGAGAAAGTGGGGCATATGCCAACTGCAACTGCCCACGAACACAAGCCGTGCCCAGCACCACTTAGCTCTCAcgacggcgccttcaagaaggacacAATGCCATAAGCGTCGTCGCCGCCTTAGGGTTTTCATCCGAGAGACTGTGGAGTGGGAAAAGGTGAGGCGGACCCAAACGGCGTCTCCAGGAAGAGAAACGGCACCCTCGGGCGGCGGCAGCGTCGCGGCCGGCAGGAGCCGACCAGGGAATTGTCCCAATCTGAATCCCCACCTCCCGTTCCACCCCCACCGGTGACTGGCAAGCATCGCAGTCATGCCCTTCACGACGGAGTGCACGAAGAAATGTAATATATATTATGTATAATGACAGGCAATACATGCAAAGTTTCATTTCATATTTAGTATGGAGTACTAAGTCTGGTTAAAGACCATGTGGGATTCACCGAGTCAAAGGTATTCACTGAATAAAGAAATGGTAGAGCAGGACGTCGGTGGTGGTGGACGTTGTGCGTCGGATGAACTGATGACGAAATGCTTGCCGCCACGGGTGTAGCCGGTGTACTGGGAGGAGCCGCCgagacgaggagcaagaagaacaacaatcagaatcagcaGGTAAAAGTGCACAAAGGGAGTTGCTGATGAAGCCATGGCTTCTCAATGCAAGCTGTACCGTAGTAGTACACAATAGGATGAGGATGTACCGGATATTatctttggaggccgagctccatggagctcggttttgaaaattttgaattttataaaatttcATATTTCTACATTTCAAAGAAGTTTTAAAAAAAACACATATACATGAAGGCACAACGCACATGAGGTGTAAATTTTCAGGGTAAAATAAGTTGAAATGAGGgatgtgcaaaaaagacaaatctggggcTTTTTAACACATGCGGGCTTTTTAACACATTCTACTATTCATCCTCCGAggtcatgaatttgtcttttttgtataggTCACAATTTAATGTTTTTCattctgaaattttacacacatagacATAACATACTTGTTTACTtgcatttttttttaattttttaaaaccgaaaagtttgaattttgatttgTTTTCAAAAAAAGGCCTCCATGGCTCCCAGGAGCCAAAAATCCGCTCTCGAGGATGTCCTGCCATATATACACACATAGGGTTCGATTGCAAGCATAAACATGTTAATTTCTCCTCTGTAGAGTGTTGTCGTGAGCTCATGGCATCCTTTTATCCTTGCGCATGGCATCTCCCTTGTTTTATGTTTTCATCTGTCACCCGAACGCTACAAACAGAACAGTCGATAAGAAAGAAACAACACTTGTGTGCCTATGGAAAAGTCGCATGATAGGGATTAACGCCCGCCTGTGCCGAAGTTACAGGGAAATTACCAGAAGAAACAGAGGCATTAAAAACTCCGCTGTGTCATATCTACAGCTGACAATCTGTGCGACCAGAACGTGTGTCAACCGATCGACCACGACAGTCACACCGAGACGATTATGTGAGACTTTTATTTTGTGTGACACCATTTTCACCATCAAAAGTTTGCCACAAAAGACGATATAGCACAGCTGCACTATAGACATCGATTAGATGTTCACTGTCTCCTGGTGCTAGATCGATCAACAATGACTAGAGGACCTGGCTAAAATCGAAGACAGagcgactcttctcttctcttctactccttc from Triticum aestivum cultivar Chinese Spring chromosome 3B, IWGSC CS RefSeq v2.1, whole genome shotgun sequence includes these protein-coding regions:
- the LOC123067189 gene encoding aspartyl protease family protein At5g10770-like is translated as MMMDLGRMVQWRLDIRCRLVDSRRRATLSGVVVASMAERPGRVGASVLQRAMLTERDGGIARNLPVLHQLSPCSPLNTSTLAPRDFLRRTGSMVFNATAVMDTLALSQVTQENIRAICLEMGSETSESLSGILDLSRDNHSLASGAPSSPDTVAFSYCLPSTVASQGFLSIGAPRPEHSRHFVVYTPLRTHTLLPNMYVVRLTKLDGGGVDVKIPYALHAGNALFMLGTTFTYLMPDTYVILREQFKSQMTEYRVAPSMGDLDTCYNFTGLTRMSMPPITLWFEGWAYIVPGMEQMMYFGRRGDIFSVGCLAFAAASDLPPGITAVIGTLLQERTEVVYDVHGGKMGFSHKQCW